One window from the genome of Methyloradius palustris encodes:
- a CDS encoding transglutaminase family protein — MKRLRIKHLTEYSFPAEVTLQQHYLLLRPREGHDLRIESSILNITPAYKIKWYRDVFDNSLAAVTFLQPTNKLTIASEVVIQHYEEAPLDFLIEDYAVNYPFAYPEADWADLAAFQQPVFTNDQNTVNNWLVQLGLRNGSLTTFALLTSLNQAINRQFRYQIREEAGVQTPAQTINNGSGSCRDYATLFIEACRCLGLASRFVSGYLHAPATEAGNATTHAWAEVYLPGTGWKGFDPTAGQVTGIHHIAVAVARNPEAVPPVSGSFIGPAVMPKLIVDVQVNLLNH, encoded by the coding sequence GTGAAACGCCTAAGAATCAAGCACCTCACTGAATATTCTTTCCCTGCGGAAGTCACGTTGCAACAGCATTATTTGTTGCTACGCCCGCGCGAAGGGCATGACCTGCGCATTGAATCTTCCATTCTCAACATCACGCCCGCTTATAAAATAAAATGGTATCGCGATGTGTTTGATAACTCGCTGGCGGCTGTCACTTTTCTGCAACCGACGAACAAGCTCACTATCGCCAGCGAAGTAGTGATTCAGCATTATGAAGAAGCACCATTGGACTTCTTGATTGAAGATTACGCTGTAAATTACCCATTCGCTTACCCAGAAGCCGACTGGGCCGATCTCGCGGCTTTTCAGCAACCCGTATTTACTAACGATCAAAACACAGTGAATAATTGGCTGGTACAACTCGGTTTGCGTAACGGTAGCTTGACTACCTTTGCGCTGCTAACAAGCTTGAACCAAGCCATTAACCGCCAGTTTCGCTACCAGATACGGGAAGAAGCGGGCGTACAAACCCCTGCCCAAACCATCAACAATGGCAGCGGCTCTTGTCGCGACTACGCCACCCTATTTATTGAAGCCTGTCGTTGCCTAGGCTTGGCCAGCCGCTTTGTGAGCGGTTATCTGCATGCGCCAGCGACCGAAGCTGGCAACGCCACCACGCACGCCTGGGCAGAAGTTTATTTACCGGGGACAGGTTGGAAAGGTTTTGACCCTACCGCTGGACAAGTCACTGGCATACATCATATTGCCGTCGCCGTTGCCCGCAACCCTGAAGCCGTGCCACCAGTATCTGGGAGTTTTATTGGTCCAGCTGTAATGCCTAAGCTAATAGTGGATGTGCAGGTGAATTTGCTGAACCACTGA